The following proteins are encoded in a genomic region of Triticum dicoccoides isolate Atlit2015 ecotype Zavitan chromosome 1B, WEW_v2.0, whole genome shotgun sequence:
- the LOC119349735 gene encoding glucan endo-1,3-beta-glucosidase 13-like has product MALTSHLMVVFLGIAVPLLFFSRAEGGEVGVCYGRMATNLPDPATVVQLLKKNSITMVRIYDTNPTVLAALANTGIKVTVELTNEELPSAATDQNFADQWVQNNVKAYYPATQINGVTIGNEVFKEASQLNSQLVPAMKKVQAALARLGLADAVKVTTPVALDALKTSFPPSEGAFRDDIALSVMSPMVDFLQETGSYLMMNIYPYLAYLSTPGMSIDYLLFRPNAGILDRNSRQTYFSLLDAQLDAVYYAMEKLPSSSLRAGGMRKLTAGGGILEVKLGEIHHPTRGHHGVGTTANAQAFTDGLMRKVRGGNSGTTSNRYNRLATSAVGTPHRPNADLDVYIFELFNEDNKPEDEQDFGLFYPNQQPVYQVDFVHGGTGAGPVQPSYCTAKATAGDAALQAALDYACGHGADCSAIQPGKPCYEPNTKLAHASYAFNDYYQKNGRASSACDFGGAGSIVNQAPSGRCDPSPSWCVANAAVGAARLQNALDYACGHGADCTDIQPGARCFDPDTKVAHASFAFNDYYQRHNRAAGSCDFAGAGTIVRQAPKIGNCVLPSRA; this is encoded by the exons ATGGCGCTGACGAGTCACCTCATGGTCGTCTTCCTCGGCATCGCAGTGCCGCTGCTCTTCTTCTCCCGTGCAG AGGGGGGTGAGGTAGGCGTGTGCTATGGGAGGATGGCGACTAACCTGcctgacccggcgactgtggtgCAACTGCTCAAGAAAAACAGCATCACCATGGTGAGGATCTACGACACCAACCCAACGGTGCTGGCCGCCCTGGCCAACACCGGCATCAAGGTCACGGTGGAGCTAACCAACGAGGAGCTGCCCTCCGCTGCCACGGACCAAAATTTCGCTGATCAATGGGTGCAGAACAATGTGAAGGCGTACTACCCGGCCACGCAGATCAATGGCGTGACGATCGGGAACGAGGTCTTCAAAGAGGCTAGTCAGTTGAACTCTCAGCTCGTCCCGGCCATGAAGAAGGTGCAAGCGGCGCTGGCTCGCCTGGGCCTGGCGGACGCCGTGAAGGTGACCACGCCCGTCGCGTTGGACGCGCTCAAGACGTCGTTCCCGCCTTCCGAGGGCGCGTTCCGTGACGACATCGCGTTGTCGGTGATGAGCCCCATGGTCGACTTCTTGCAGGAAACCGGGTCGTACCTCATGATGAATATCTACCCGTACCTTGCGTACCTCAGTACTCCCGGCATGTCCATCGACTATCTCTTGTTCCGCCCCAACGCTGGCATTCTTGACAGGAATAGCAGGCAAACGTACTTCAGCCTCCTCGACGCGCAGCTTGACGCTGTGTACTATGCGATGGAGAAGCTGCCGTCCTCCAGCCTGCGTGCTGGGGGGATGAGGAAGCTCACAGCAGGGGGCGGAATACTGGAGGTGAAGCTTGGTGAGATTCACCACCCAACCAGAGGCCACCATGGCGTGGGAACAACAGCCAACGCCCAAGCGTTCACCGATGGTCTCATGAGAAAAGTGCGTGGTGGTAACTCCGGCACCACCTCAAACAGATATAACCGGCTCGCCACCAGTGCTGTCGGCACCCCGCACCGTCCCAACGCCGATCTTGACGTGTACATCTTCGAACTCTTCAATGAGGACAACAAGCCCGAAGACGAGCAGGACTTCGGGTTGTTCTACCCGAACCAGCAGCCCGTGTACCAAGTCGACTTCGTCCATGGCGGCACTGGTGCCGGCCCCGTGCAACCGAGCTACTGCACCGCGAAGGCCACGGCCGGGGACGCGGCCTTGCAGGCGGCGCTGGACTACGCGTGCGGCCACGGGGCGGACTGCAGCGCCATCCAGCCAGGCAAGCCCTGCTACGAGCCCAACACCAAGCTGGCGCACGCGTCGTATGCCTTCAACGACTACTACCAGAAGAACGGCCGGGCCAGCAGCGCGTGCGACTTCGGCGGTGCCGGCAGCATTGTCAACCAGGCACCATCAG GCCGCTGCGACCCGAGCCCAAGCTGGTGTGTGGCGAACGCGGCGGTGGGCGCCGCGCGGCTGCAGAACGCGCTGGACTATGCCTGCGGCCACGGCGCGGACTGCACTGACATCCAACCTGGAGCACGGTGCTTCGATCCCGACACCAAGGTCGCCCATGCGTCCTTCGCGTTCAATGACTATTACCAGCGCCATAACCGGGCCGCCGGATCGTGTGACTTTGCCGGTGCTGGTACCATTGTCCGGCAGGCACCAA